A portion of the bacterium genome contains these proteins:
- a CDS encoding choice-of-anchor D domain-containing protein has translation MIARSRLKLAMVALLMGGLCLCTIGYAEITSVQISPAQPTDQDTITFSVAGLFLDGCWNLRDFNFNQMSSTQFSADVFAYDVWQPGQYCPLFIVDYVYSATFGPLDPGTYSIFVTEHHQSLREPEPNFASLMFEVMDFLPPAGISVIPESLAFGNVYVAHDSVLMLTIQNIGGAPLAVTAMTAPTGFTARFGLPLTIAPDSSVTGSVQFRPTTAQPYSGNLVIISNASTSPTHVPLSGIGIQESSADNVSVVIPGDFYLVQNYPNPFNPTTTISFSLPHQSRAYLSVFDALGREVRVLADENFAPGEHHLLFDGSDLPSGIYFAQLQSGEFVATQKLLLLK, from the coding sequence ATGATCGCCCGTTCAAGGTTGAAGCTCGCGATGGTTGCACTTCTTATGGGTGGATTGTGCCTGTGCACCATCGGCTACGCTGAGATCACGTCAGTTCAAATCAGTCCGGCCCAGCCCACCGATCAAGACACGATTACTTTTTCGGTGGCAGGCTTGTTTCTCGACGGCTGTTGGAACCTGCGAGATTTCAATTTCAATCAGATGTCTTCCACACAGTTTTCCGCCGATGTGTTTGCGTACGACGTCTGGCAACCCGGACAATATTGTCCTCTATTTATTGTGGACTATGTGTATTCTGCAACGTTTGGCCCGCTGGATCCGGGCACATATTCTATTTTCGTCACCGAACATCACCAGTCCCTTCGCGAGCCGGAGCCCAATTTTGCTTCGCTGATGTTTGAGGTCATGGATTTCTTGCCGCCGGCCGGGATCAGTGTGATTCCGGAGTCTTTGGCCTTTGGGAATGTTTATGTAGCTCACGATTCGGTACTGATGCTGACAATTCAGAACATCGGAGGTGCTCCGTTAGCGGTTACGGCGATGACCGCTCCGACCGGTTTTACGGCCAGGTTTGGTTTACCATTGACGATTGCGCCCGACAGCAGCGTAACCGGCAGCGTGCAATTCCGCCCAACGACCGCGCAGCCCTACAGCGGCAACCTCGTGATTATCAGCAACGCATCCACCAGTCCCACCCACGTACCGCTCTCCGGTATCGGGATTCAGGAATCATCTGCGGATAACGTGTCGGTGGTGATTCCGGGGGATTTTTATCTTGTACAGAACTATCCGAATCCCTTCAATCCCACTACCACGATCTCGTTCTCGCTGCCCCATCAATCCCGCGCTTACTTGTCGGTATTCGATGCCCTCGGCCGTGAAGTCCGCGTGCTGGCCGACGAGAATTTCGCGCCGGGCGAGCACCACCTGCTGTTCGACGGTTCCGATCTGCCGTCGGGGATCTACTTCGCACAGCTACAGAGCGGAGAATTCGTCGCGACGCAAAAGCTGCTGCTGTTGAAATAG